A single window of Inquilinus sp. Marseille-Q2685 DNA harbors:
- a CDS encoding nuclear transport factor 2 family protein — MTIELPGAIEAYFSADKKGNAQAISECFTADAVVVDEGNTYTGREAIRRWMANASKQYTYTAEPFALSEEGGRTIVTSHLVGNFPGSPVDLRYFFVLQGDKIAELEIAP; from the coding sequence ATGACCATCGAACTACCTGGCGCAATCGAAGCCTATTTTTCCGCTGACAAGAAGGGCAATGCGCAGGCAATTTCCGAATGCTTCACCGCGGACGCGGTCGTCGTCGATGAAGGCAATACCTATACCGGTCGGGAAGCGATCCGGCGGTGGATGGCGAATGCCTCCAAGCAATATACCTATACCGCCGAGCCCTTTGCGCTCTCGGAAGAAGGCGGACGAACTATCGTCACCAGCCACCTCGTCGGGAATTTTCCCGGAAGTCCCGTGGACCTGCGATATTTTTTCGTCCTTCAGGGTGACAAGATCGCCGAACTGGAGATCGCCCCATGA
- a CDS encoding DMT family transporter produces MLSSPATKQLPPCSCRPRLTAYHEGFIWGAIAALIWGGFFAYSRLGIDAGFNAADLAFLRYGTAGALMLPWLLRSDIRSLGGVGWLRGASLALLAGPLFVLVSTAGFAFAPLAHGAVIQLGTVTLMGTVLASAFLDERVDIMRAIGLSVIVAGLAITVGPGLFDGGSQAWKGDLLFVGAGLMWALFALLQHRWLVDPMATTAAISVLSLLAYVPGYLLIRGPQALIAAGPLMVIEFAIVLGVFSGIVSLFAFGRAVSCLGAARASLFPALAPGVAILLGVPLAGEIPTLTQLGGVLVLTSGLILSIRQRSARLIPTAEPVSCEAGDPAEYGDEGEGTGHEHGHLGHRSLEPIRCIDAEAEHQSGFSAGATSERVRARGRQKL; encoded by the coding sequence ATGCTATCATCGCCAGCAACTAAGCAACTCCCGCCCTGCTCATGTCGGCCTCGCCTGACGGCATACCATGAGGGATTCATATGGGGCGCAATCGCTGCGCTGATCTGGGGCGGTTTCTTCGCATATTCGCGCCTCGGTATTGATGCAGGTTTCAACGCGGCTGACCTCGCCTTCCTGCGCTACGGCACAGCCGGCGCACTGATGCTGCCTTGGCTATTGCGCAGCGACATCAGATCGCTCGGCGGCGTCGGCTGGTTGCGGGGAGCCTCGCTCGCGCTGCTCGCGGGCCCCCTGTTTGTTCTGGTCAGCACTGCCGGCTTTGCCTTTGCGCCCCTGGCACACGGTGCAGTGATCCAGCTTGGCACCGTGACGCTGATGGGCACCGTCCTCGCCAGTGCCTTTCTTGATGAACGGGTCGATATCATGCGCGCCATCGGACTTTCGGTGATCGTCGCCGGTCTTGCCATAACAGTTGGCCCAGGTTTGTTCGATGGCGGCTCGCAGGCCTGGAAGGGAGACCTGCTTTTCGTCGGCGCCGGCCTTATGTGGGCGCTGTTCGCCCTGCTGCAGCATCGCTGGTTAGTCGACCCCATGGCAACCACCGCCGCGATCTCGGTCCTCTCGCTCTTGGCCTATGTCCCTGGCTACCTTCTCATTCGCGGTCCGCAGGCGCTGATTGCCGCCGGTCCGCTAATGGTGATTGAGTTTGCCATCGTGCTGGGCGTATTCTCGGGTATTGTCTCGTTATTTGCTTTCGGCCGAGCGGTGAGCTGTCTCGGCGCGGCTCGCGCCTCGCTTTTTCCTGCTCTTGCGCCGGGTGTCGCAATTCTCCTTGGCGTGCCGCTGGCGGGCGAGATCCCGACGCTGACGCAGTTGGGAGGCGTGCTCGTCCTGACTTCCGGACTGATTCTATCGATCAGACAGCGCAGCGCCCGACTAATACCGACGGCGGAACCTGTTTCGTGTGAGGCGGGAGATCCTGCGGAATACGGTGACGAAGGGGAGGGCACCGGGCACGAGCACGGGCATCTTGGCCACCGTAGCCTCGAACCGATACGCTGCATCGACGCCGAAGCCGAACACCAATCCGGGTTCAGTGCTGGCGCGACGAGCGAGCGAGTTCGCGCGCGAGGTCGACAAAAACTTTGA
- a CDS encoding alkene reductase — translation MAQDNLFIRLQLGALTLKHRVVMAPLTRMRAKQPGDVPHELNAEYYGQRASDGGLQISEATDITPQAHGYPWVPGIYSEEQIAGWRLATNAVHAKGGFFFNQIWHVGRVSHSTMQPRGSLPVAPSAIAVAGDHMDAQGNAVPFETPRALETEEIAAIIGDFVQAARNSRSAGFDGVEIHGANGYLLDQFLHDGSNQRTDEYGGSIENRARLLLEVVDAVAAEIGTGRVGVRLSPWSGILDMKDSTGLALWDHVISELGTRNVAYLHLIEPRADFTNDEKPLDMDAPDVASLFKKAFGGPIISAGGFLPETAAAAVASGKSDAIAFGRPFIANPDLPERIRRGAPLNKHNRATFYGGGAEGYTDYPFLVAAQAA, via the coding sequence ATGGCACAGGACAATCTTTTTATTCGGCTCCAGCTCGGTGCGCTCACCCTCAAGCACCGTGTGGTTATGGCCCCGCTTACCCGCATGCGCGCCAAGCAGCCGGGCGACGTTCCGCATGAACTCAACGCCGAGTACTACGGACAGCGCGCCAGCGACGGCGGGCTCCAGATCAGCGAAGCGACCGACATCACGCCTCAGGCACACGGTTATCCATGGGTGCCGGGGATCTACTCGGAAGAACAGATAGCCGGTTGGCGACTCGCGACGAATGCCGTGCATGCGAAAGGCGGCTTCTTCTTCAATCAGATCTGGCATGTCGGCCGCGTTTCGCATTCCACGATGCAGCCCAGGGGATCACTCCCGGTCGCGCCGTCGGCGATCGCAGTCGCCGGCGATCACATGGACGCACAGGGTAATGCGGTTCCATTCGAGACGCCACGTGCTCTCGAGACCGAAGAGATTGCTGCGATCATTGGCGATTTCGTCCAGGCCGCCCGTAACTCACGCAGCGCTGGCTTCGATGGCGTCGAGATCCACGGCGCGAATGGCTATCTGCTGGACCAGTTCCTGCACGATGGCAGCAACCAACGTACCGATGAATATGGCGGATCGATTGAGAATCGCGCTCGCCTGCTTCTCGAAGTCGTCGATGCTGTCGCAGCGGAGATCGGTACGGGTCGCGTCGGCGTTCGGCTGTCGCCCTGGAGCGGCATCCTGGACATGAAAGACTCTACCGGTCTCGCGCTCTGGGATCATGTGATCAGCGAGCTTGGAACGCGGAACGTCGCCTACCTTCATCTGATCGAACCCCGCGCCGACTTTACCAACGACGAGAAGCCGCTCGACATGGACGCGCCTGATGTCGCGTCATTGTTCAAGAAGGCATTCGGCGGTCCGATCATCTCTGCCGGCGGATTTCTGCCGGAAACTGCGGCAGCGGCCGTAGCCTCCGGAAAATCCGATGCCATCGCTTTCGGCCGCCCGTTCATCGCAAACCCAGACTTGCCGGAACGTATCCGCAGAGGCGCTCCACTGAACAAGCACAACCGGGCCACCTTCTATGGTGGGGGAGCCGAAGGATACACTGATTATCCGTTCCTCGTTGCCGCGCAGGCTGCCTGA
- a CDS encoding alpha/beta fold hydrolase — MAKFVFVHGAFQGGWVYARVARLLREAGHDVYTPTLTGLGERSHLAYHAITLDTHIQDIVNVFKYEDIADAILCGHSYGGMVITGVAGEIGERIRTLFYIDAYAPADGQSLLDITGAETALAFLDQASRNGGMIPPIPAATFNVNEEDASWVDTMSVAQPLATFVQGVRTGVESNSVANRTYVFATANGGDWFVSTHARLKEHSQWKVHEIACGHNIMLDRPQELASLLQKEANW, encoded by the coding sequence GTGGCGAAGTTTGTTTTTGTGCATGGAGCATTCCAGGGCGGCTGGGTCTATGCACGGGTCGCGCGTTTGCTTCGCGAAGCAGGACACGACGTCTACACGCCGACACTGACCGGGCTTGGGGAGCGCTCTCATCTGGCATACCATGCGATTACTTTAGATACACATATCCAGGACATCGTAAACGTATTCAAATACGAGGATATCGCCGATGCCATTCTATGCGGTCATTCCTACGGAGGAATGGTTATCACCGGTGTAGCTGGTGAAATCGGTGAGCGCATCCGTACGCTCTTCTACATCGACGCCTATGCACCGGCTGACGGGCAGTCGCTGCTGGACATCACAGGGGCAGAAACGGCCTTGGCATTTCTGGATCAGGCGAGCCGAAACGGCGGCATGATCCCTCCTATTCCCGCCGCTACATTCAACGTGAACGAGGAAGATGCTTCCTGGGTTGACACAATGTCGGTGGCACAGCCACTGGCGACCTTTGTCCAAGGCGTGCGAACTGGTGTGGAATCAAACTCCGTTGCCAACCGGACATATGTTTTCGCGACCGCGAACGGGGGCGACTGGTTCGTCTCAACTCACGCACGGCTAAAGGAGCATTCACAGTGGAAAGTGCATGAGATCGCATGTGGACACAACATCATGCTTGATCGCCCTCAAGAACTAGCCTCGCTACTGCAGAAAGAAGCGAATTGGTGA
- a CDS encoding alpha/beta fold hydrolase, whose translation MATIITKDGTEIFYKDWGSKDAQPMVFHHGWPLSSDDWDSQMLYFLGHGYRVIAHDRRGHGRSTQTDTGNEMDTYSADVAELVAALDVKDAIHVGHSTGGGEVARYVARAEPGRAAKAVLIGAVPPVMVKSDAHPEGVPVEVFDDFRAQLIANRPEFYRGIASGPFFGFNREGAKVSQGLIDNWSRQGLAGGAKAQYDCITAFSETDFTEDLRVIDLPVLVMHGTDDQIVPFANHAPKAVDLLRNGTLKAYEGLPHGMAQTHPEIINPDLLAFFRS comes from the coding sequence ATGGCGACGATCATCACCAAGGACGGCACCGAAATCTTCTACAAGGACTGGGGCAGCAAGGACGCGCAGCCGATGGTGTTCCACCATGGCTGGCCCCTTTCGAGCGACGACTGGGACAGCCAGATGCTCTACTTTCTCGGCCACGGCTATCGCGTCATCGCCCACGACCGGCGCGGCCATGGGCGCTCGACCCAGACCGACACCGGCAATGAAATGGATACCTATTCCGCCGATGTCGCAGAACTTGTGGCCGCGCTCGACGTCAAGGACGCAATCCATGTCGGCCATTCGACCGGCGGCGGCGAAGTTGCCCGCTATGTGGCTCGCGCCGAGCCGGGCCGAGCTGCGAAAGCCGTTCTGATAGGCGCCGTACCGCCGGTCATGGTGAAGTCGGATGCGCACCCCGAGGGCGTGCCGGTCGAGGTGTTCGACGATTTCCGCGCCCAGCTCATCGCCAACCGCCCGGAGTTCTACCGCGGCATCGCAAGCGGGCCGTTCTTCGGCTTCAACCGCGAAGGTGCGAAGGTCAGCCAGGGCTTGATCGACAACTGGTCTCGCCAAGGTCTCGCCGGCGGTGCCAAGGCGCAGTACGACTGCATTACCGCCTTCTCGGAAACCGATTTCACGGAGGACCTGAGGGTGATCGACCTGCCGGTATTGGTGATGCACGGGACCGACGATCAGATCGTGCCGTTCGCCAACCATGCTCCGAAGGCGGTCGACCTGCTCAGGAACGGCACGCTGAAGGCCTATGAGGGCCTGCCCCACGGCATGGCCCAGACCCATCCGGAGATCATCAATCCCGATCTCCTCGCCTTCTTTCGCAGCTGA
- a CDS encoding NAD-dependent succinate-semialdehyde dehydrogenase: MAYKSTNPANGETVAEFSNHSDDEIENALAEADAVYRSDWSRGPIERRLAVLSRLADLVANRAEELAKVAVREMGKRISEARWEVEETARISRHFADNAARMLAPEKIDTDQGDAWIEFHPIGVVVAIEPWNFPYYQLMRVAAPAIAAGNPVLVKPAGIVPQCARLFEELILEAGAPKGVWATVFAGKDQVTKLLQDDRVQGVTLTGSEQAGSIVAAEAGRNLKKSVLELGGSDIFAVLDDADLDRAADIGAAARLTVAGQVCTAAKRFLVHEKVADSFIEKLTQRFRAMRVGDPMDESVNLGPLSSMAARDNLAEQVRNAVAAGARVLHGGKPIQGDGAYFEPTILAGVTRANPAYFEEFFGPVAQIHIVRDDDALVELANDSPYGLGGSIFSADIARAKALASRIEAGMVWINAMTGGGPELPFGGVKRSGYGRELAESGIKELVNQKLVVVAPTREAA, from the coding sequence ATGGCTTACAAGAGCACCAATCCCGCGAACGGCGAGACCGTCGCGGAGTTTTCCAACCACTCTGATGACGAGATCGAGAACGCCCTTGCTGAGGCAGACGCGGTCTACAGGTCGGACTGGTCGCGAGGACCGATCGAACGGCGGCTTGCCGTTCTGTCACGACTGGCAGATCTGGTCGCTAACAGGGCGGAGGAGCTGGCGAAAGTTGCCGTTCGGGAGATGGGCAAGCGCATTTCCGAGGCGCGTTGGGAAGTCGAGGAGACCGCCAGGATCTCACGCCACTTTGCCGACAATGCCGCGAGGATGCTTGCCCCAGAGAAGATTGACACTGACCAGGGAGATGCCTGGATCGAGTTCCATCCGATCGGCGTCGTAGTTGCCATCGAACCTTGGAATTTCCCTTACTACCAACTGATGCGTGTGGCCGCTCCTGCAATTGCTGCGGGCAATCCCGTTCTGGTCAAGCCAGCGGGAATAGTGCCGCAATGCGCGAGGCTATTCGAAGAGCTAATACTCGAGGCAGGTGCTCCCAAGGGCGTCTGGGCTACGGTGTTTGCGGGTAAGGACCAGGTGACCAAGCTGCTGCAAGACGACCGCGTCCAGGGCGTCACGCTGACTGGTTCGGAACAGGCGGGGAGTATCGTCGCCGCTGAGGCCGGCCGCAATCTCAAGAAGTCGGTGCTCGAGCTGGGTGGTTCGGACATCTTTGCCGTGCTGGACGATGCCGATCTCGATCGCGCAGCCGATATCGGCGCAGCTGCCCGGCTGACGGTCGCTGGACAGGTTTGCACCGCGGCGAAGCGCTTTCTCGTTCACGAGAAGGTGGCGGACAGCTTCATCGAGAAGCTCACGCAAAGATTTCGGGCGATGCGCGTGGGTGATCCCATGGACGAGAGCGTCAATCTCGGCCCACTCTCCTCAATGGCTGCGCGCGACAACCTCGCAGAGCAGGTTCGCAATGCGGTCGCGGCGGGCGCCCGCGTCCTCCACGGAGGCAAGCCCATACAAGGCGACGGTGCCTACTTCGAGCCGACGATCCTGGCCGGCGTCACGAGAGCCAACCCGGCCTATTTCGAGGAGTTCTTCGGGCCGGTTGCACAAATCCACATCGTCCGCGACGACGACGCGCTGGTCGAGCTTGCGAATGACTCACCCTACGGCTTGGGCGGTTCCATCTTTTCAGCTGACATTGCCAGGGCCAAGGCGCTCGCATCGCGAATCGAGGCCGGCATGGTCTGGATCAATGCGATGACCGGCGGGGGCCCGGAACTGCCGTTTGGGGGAGTAAAACGGTCCGGCTACGGCCGCGAGCTGGCCGAGAGCGGTATCAAGGAACTAGTCAATCAGAAGCTGGTGGTGGTGGCGCCCACTAGGGAGGCCGCGTGA
- a CDS encoding SDR family oxidoreductase: MIPFVTLEGKRALITSGTRGAGAATLILFEQLGARVLTTARSRPSEMPEAQFVAADLTDPEGCTRVAAAVRERLGGVDIIVHMLGGSSAPGGGYEALSDQQWRQELDLNLMPAIRLDRELVPAMEAQGSGVVIHVTSIQRQLPLPEATTAYAAAKAALSTYSKSLSKQVSPMGVRVVRVSPGWIETESSVDLARRLAAEHGVDVEQGKQMIMDSLGGIPIGRPSKPEEVASLIAFLASDRAGTITGTEYVIDGGTVPTA; this comes from the coding sequence ATGATCCCGTTCGTGACCCTGGAGGGCAAACGGGCCCTCATCACCTCCGGCACGCGCGGCGCGGGTGCTGCCACCTTGATCCTGTTCGAGCAACTCGGAGCGCGGGTGCTGACCACGGCCCGTTCCAGGCCGTCGGAGATGCCGGAAGCGCAGTTCGTGGCGGCCGATCTCACCGATCCCGAAGGCTGCACCAGAGTGGCCGCTGCCGTGCGCGAGCGACTCGGCGGCGTGGACATTATCGTTCACATGCTGGGCGGATCGTCGGCGCCTGGCGGTGGCTATGAGGCGCTATCCGATCAGCAGTGGAGACAGGAACTCGACCTGAACCTCATGCCCGCGATCCGTCTAGATCGCGAGCTGGTTCCCGCCATGGAAGCGCAGGGGTCCGGAGTCGTGATCCACGTGACCTCCATCCAGCGACAGCTGCCTTTGCCCGAGGCGACCACTGCCTACGCCGCCGCGAAAGCGGCCTTATCGACCTACAGCAAGAGCCTTTCGAAACAGGTCTCACCCATGGGCGTGCGCGTCGTGCGGGTCTCGCCCGGCTGGATCGAGACCGAGTCGTCGGTCGATCTGGCAAGGCGTCTGGCGGCAGAGCATGGCGTCGACGTCGAACAAGGAAAACAGATGATCATGGACTCGCTTGGCGGAATACCCATCGGCCGACCATCGAAGCCCGAAGAGGTAGCGAGCCTCATTGCCTTCCTCGCGTCAGACCGAGCCGGCACCATTACCGGCACCGAATATGTGATCGACGGCGGCACGGTGCCCACGGCCTGA
- a CDS encoding LysR family transcriptional regulator translates to MRNYNLTDFDSVLAISRRGSFRAAALDLGMSTSALSNAIAKLEGQLGVRLFNRTTRSVSLTAAGRKFVDQMTPALKDIYQALDTVRSQQETPTGTLRINTFATAGREIIAPLVIEFLRRFPEVHVDLVTEGNLVDIVAEGFDFGVRSKHLVPTDMIAIPLGSARRYAVVAAPSYFVDRDRPRVPSDLLAHACIRTRLPNGAIFRWQFEAEGQPVQVDVDGPITLDEASLARIAVLESVGIGFFMESDVRDEIDSGRLVHILEQWTPPLSPLCLYYPSRRNPPAAFKVFVDLARELARSSRQH, encoded by the coding sequence ATGCGGAACTACAATCTCACCGATTTCGATTCAGTCCTCGCGATAAGCCGCAGGGGCTCCTTTCGCGCCGCTGCACTCGATCTCGGGATGTCGACGAGCGCGCTCAGCAATGCGATCGCGAAGTTGGAGGGGCAGTTGGGCGTGCGACTTTTCAACCGCACGACGCGCAGCGTTTCGCTGACCGCCGCGGGGCGCAAATTCGTCGACCAGATGACGCCCGCCCTGAAGGATATCTATCAGGCGCTCGATACCGTGCGCTCGCAGCAAGAGACGCCGACCGGCACGCTGCGCATCAACACCTTTGCGACGGCTGGGCGCGAGATCATCGCGCCACTGGTGATCGAGTTCCTGAGACGCTTTCCAGAGGTTCACGTCGATCTTGTGACGGAAGGGAATCTCGTCGACATCGTGGCGGAAGGGTTCGATTTCGGCGTGCGCAGTAAACATCTCGTACCCACGGACATGATCGCGATCCCGCTCGGTTCCGCAAGGCGATACGCCGTGGTTGCCGCACCTTCGTATTTCGTGGACCGTGATCGGCCGCGTGTCCCGTCCGACCTTCTCGCGCATGCCTGCATTCGCACGCGGCTACCCAACGGCGCGATCTTTCGCTGGCAGTTCGAGGCCGAAGGGCAGCCCGTGCAGGTCGATGTCGACGGTCCGATCACCCTGGACGAAGCAAGTCTGGCGCGCATTGCCGTACTTGAATCGGTGGGCATCGGTTTCTTCATGGAATCAGACGTTCGCGACGAGATCGACTCGGGCCGGCTTGTGCACATTCTCGAGCAATGGACGCCTCCGCTTTCGCCCCTGTGCCTCTATTACCCAAGCCGGCGCAATCCGCCTGCAGCGTTCAAAGTTTTTGTCGACCTCGCGCGCGAACTCGCTCGCTCGTCGCGCCAGCACTGA
- a CDS encoding GlxA family transcriptional regulator, producing the protein MKGSYRNGGFSTLGESDRMRDKTDKDASSRIVAEVALVIYPECQLSAVYGLTDLFRLAVTAAQIAGEREPPVIRVTHWQETDDGVACIYDSHPGEPHRVTYIITPPSLVMPNDLPSMRVLADWMMDHHGKGAILCSVCAGAFVLAETGLFEGREVTTHWAFADALSSRFPEVNVNADRIIVDDGDIITAGGILAWTDLGLTLVERLLGASAMLHTARFLLIDPPRQTQRPYSSFAPKLDHGDSAIRSVQHWLQTHATAEWSVTTLADRAGLEERTFLRRFKAATGLRPTEYVQQIRIAKAREALELTRRPIEQIAWEIGYGDPSAFRKLFNRITGLPPAEYRRRFGVALHPRNDLEVQA; encoded by the coding sequence ATGAAAGGAAGCTACCGGAATGGCGGCTTCAGCACGCTTGGGGAAAGCGACAGAATGCGGGACAAGACTGACAAGGATGCATCCAGCCGGATCGTCGCGGAGGTCGCGCTGGTGATCTATCCCGAATGCCAGCTATCGGCGGTCTACGGGCTTACCGACCTTTTCCGCCTTGCTGTCACGGCAGCGCAGATAGCGGGCGAGCGCGAGCCGCCGGTCATCCGCGTCACCCACTGGCAAGAGACAGACGATGGCGTCGCCTGCATCTATGACAGCCATCCCGGCGAGCCGCACCGCGTCACCTACATCATTACTCCGCCCAGTCTGGTCATGCCGAACGACCTGCCCTCGATGCGCGTGCTGGCCGACTGGATGATGGACCATCACGGAAAGGGTGCGATTTTATGCTCGGTCTGTGCCGGGGCGTTCGTCCTCGCGGAAACCGGGCTGTTCGAAGGGCGAGAGGTCACCACGCACTGGGCGTTCGCCGACGCCCTGAGTTCACGTTTTCCGGAAGTGAACGTGAATGCCGACCGCATCATAGTGGACGACGGCGACATCATCACCGCGGGCGGCATCCTCGCCTGGACGGACCTCGGCCTGACGCTAGTCGAGCGGCTGCTCGGCGCCAGCGCGATGCTACATACCGCGCGCTTTTTGCTCATCGATCCGCCACGGCAGACACAGCGGCCCTATAGCAGCTTCGCCCCGAAGCTCGATCATGGCGACTCGGCGATTCGCTCGGTACAGCACTGGCTTCAGACCCATGCGACGGCGGAATGGTCGGTGACGACCCTTGCCGATCGCGCTGGACTGGAAGAGCGCACCTTCCTGCGCCGTTTCAAAGCCGCGACCGGTCTCCGTCCGACCGAATATGTGCAGCAGATCCGCATCGCGAAAGCGCGCGAGGCGCTGGAGTTAACCCGCCGGCCGATCGAACAGATCGCTTGGGAAATCGGCTATGGCGACCCGTCCGCCTTCCGCAAGCTGTTTAACCGGATCACGGGGCTTCCTCCGGCAGAATATCGGCGGCGCTTCGGCGTTGCGCTGCACCCCCGGAACGATCTGGAGGTTCAGGCCTGA
- the tnpB gene encoding IS66 family insertion sequence element accessory protein TnpB (TnpB, as the term is used for proteins encoded by IS66 family insertion elements, is considered an accessory protein, since TnpC, encoded by a neighboring gene, is a DDE family transposase.) yields MIGPSGTVRVMVATKPVDFRKGAEGLAALARETMHTDPFSGVVYVFRAKRADRVKLIFWDGTGVVLVAKRLEDGEFRWPRLQDGVMRLSAAQLQALLEGLDWRRVHEPRRLVAPAAAS; encoded by the coding sequence GTGATCGGGCCCTCCGGCACCGTCCGGGTCATGGTCGCGACGAAGCCGGTCGACTTCCGCAAGGGAGCCGAAGGGCTGGCGGCGCTGGCGCGTGAGACGATGCACACCGACCCGTTCTCCGGCGTGGTCTACGTGTTCCGGGCGAAGCGGGCGGACAGGGTGAAGCTGATCTTCTGGGATGGCACCGGCGTGGTGCTCGTCGCCAAGCGGCTGGAGGATGGCGAGTTCCGCTGGCCCCGACTGCAGGACGGGGTGATGCGGCTCAGCGCGGCCCAGCTTCAGGCGCTGCTCGAGGGTTTGGACTGGCGGCGGGTGCACGAGCCGCGGCGGCTCGTTGCGCCGGCGGCAGCGAGCTGA
- a CDS encoding alpha/beta fold hydrolase, which translates to MRSKYRNVALGAAAALAITGTANAQSATVAEDTTSVVLVHGAFADGSGWRGVYNRLTAKGYRVAIVQNPLTSLKDDVDATNRVIERQPGRIILVGHSWGGTVITEAGNHPKVAGLVYVSALAPDTGETTAKQYEGFPPATEFVIDTQDDGFGFVNPEKFKAAFAADASDSDAAFLRDSQVPINMSVFATPISEAAWRSKPSWAVIAREDKAFGEGMLLHMARRMNADITEVPGSHALFMTQAQAVSEVIDRAARESREQADASNAAGAN; encoded by the coding sequence ATGAGAAGCAAGTATCGTAACGTGGCGCTCGGAGCCGCGGCAGCCCTAGCCATAACCGGCACTGCCAATGCCCAGTCTGCCACAGTGGCCGAAGACACGACCAGCGTAGTGCTGGTTCATGGCGCCTTTGCCGATGGGTCGGGGTGGCGCGGCGTTTACAACCGGCTGACCGCCAAGGGCTATCGAGTGGCTATCGTGCAGAACCCGCTGACCTCGCTCAAGGACGATGTCGATGCCACCAACCGGGTGATCGAGCGCCAGCCCGGGCGCATCATCCTGGTTGGGCACAGCTGGGGCGGCACAGTGATCACCGAGGCCGGCAACCACCCGAAAGTGGCGGGCCTCGTCTACGTCTCGGCGCTCGCACCCGATACGGGTGAGACGACCGCCAAGCAGTACGAGGGGTTCCCCCCTGCCACCGAGTTCGTAATCGACACGCAAGACGATGGCTTCGGCTTCGTGAACCCGGAAAAGTTCAAGGCTGCCTTCGCGGCCGACGCGAGCGACAGCGATGCCGCATTTCTGAGGGATTCGCAGGTGCCGATCAATATGTCGGTTTTCGCCACCCCGATCAGCGAAGCCGCTTGGCGGAGTAAGCCCAGCTGGGCTGTGATCGCCCGCGAAGACAAAGCCTTTGGTGAGGGTATGCTGCTGCACATGGCGCGGCGCATGAACGCCGACATCACCGAGGTGCCCGGAAGCCACGCGCTGTTCATGACCCAGGCGCAGGCGGTGTCCGAGGTGATCGACCGCGCGGCACGTGAGAGTCGCGAGCAAGCTGACGCGTCCAACGCCGCCGGCGCCAATTGA
- a CDS encoding transposase, which translates to MPEPVRRVEIFTGAGRRRTWSPEEKAAIVAESYGEGASVCAVARQHGLTPQQLFTWRRQARQPVEDLPTMFVPAVLETTQPEPSTAPAPRRRARRRSQANGIEFEIGGVEVRVGADANPRAIAAVIQALKAGA; encoded by the coding sequence ATGCCGGAGCCGGTCCGGCGGGTGGAGATCTTCACGGGTGCGGGCAGGCGTCGGACCTGGTCGCCGGAGGAGAAGGCGGCGATCGTCGCCGAGAGCTATGGCGAGGGCGCGTCGGTCTGTGCCGTCGCTCGCCAGCACGGTCTGACGCCACAGCAGCTGTTCACCTGGCGTCGCCAGGCGCGGCAGCCGGTGGAGGACCTGCCGACGATGTTCGTGCCGGCGGTGTTGGAGACGACACAGCCGGAGCCGTCCACGGCACCCGCCCCGAGGCGCCGGGCTCGCCGCCGGTCGCAGGCGAACGGGATCGAGTTCGAGATCGGCGGGGTCGAGGTGCGGGTGGGAGCGGATGCGAACCCGCGGGCGATCGCGGCGGTGATCCAGGCGCTCAAGGCGGGCGCGTGA